A portion of the Candidatus Hydrogenedentota bacterium genome contains these proteins:
- a CDS encoding aminotransferase class I/II-fold pyridoxal phosphate-dependent enzyme, producing MKVLLTGGAGYLGMVTAATLSRRGHEVVVFDRFCHLREGDTPAAFMARHAAPGVSWVAGDVRRLQEHPALLDGVDAVIHLASVCNDPSCDLNAEMAFDVNTESTKELARQAVACGVRRFVFASSCAVYGRGVFELLDEASPANPVSAFAQSKLQAEEALLRLEGAAFEPVCARMATLFGVSPRMRFDLAVNQMVATAVRQGKIVVRGGGAQWRPFVHIADAAEALARMAEAPAAAVSGQVFNVGDDAGNVQIRALADRVAARIPGTAVEVPKDDDDKRDYRVLFAKLRDRLGFACARTMEEGMDELRAHLDANPDVQPFDEAHNNVARMKRLLDTPVDDGGEPVAARFIPLARPSLGPEEEEAVLGALRSGWLTSGPQIQTFERMFAGTTGAAHTVAVCSCTAALHLCLARLGLKPGDEVVTPPITWASTGNTLLNMGLVPKFVDVAPDTLNLNPGLLEAALTERTRAVIPVHLAGNPCDMDRINEIAARRGVAVIEDAAHALGAAYGDGTSVGAGKNPACFSFYAIKNITTMEGGMITAPDAESAAGLRLLASNGMSATAWDRYGRSAVPAPAQVLQPGFKYALGNVGAAMGIEQLKKFAAFKAARTRLAAMYRAVLGDVEEIVLPPDCARGAHAWHLFMVRLRLDKLSRSRDEIAADLRRENIGTGVHFYGLHLHPYYRETLGLRPEDLPEATKASGEILSLPLHPQLTDKNLHEVVSALKKVLAHRQR from the coding sequence ATGAAAGTGTTGCTGACCGGCGGCGCGGGGTATCTCGGCATGGTCACCGCCGCGACGCTGTCGCGCCGGGGCCACGAGGTCGTGGTGTTCGACCGCTTCTGCCATCTCCGCGAGGGGGACACCCCGGCGGCGTTCATGGCGCGCCACGCCGCGCCGGGCGTCTCGTGGGTTGCGGGCGACGTGCGCCGGCTCCAGGAGCACCCCGCCCTGCTGGACGGCGTGGACGCCGTCATCCACCTGGCCAGCGTGTGCAACGACCCCTCGTGCGACCTGAACGCGGAGATGGCCTTCGACGTCAACACGGAGAGCACGAAGGAGCTGGCGCGCCAGGCCGTCGCGTGCGGGGTGCGGCGGTTCGTCTTCGCGTCGAGCTGCGCCGTCTACGGACGGGGTGTCTTCGAGCTGCTGGACGAGGCCAGCCCGGCGAACCCCGTGTCCGCGTTCGCCCAGAGCAAGCTCCAGGCGGAGGAGGCCCTGCTGCGGCTGGAGGGCGCGGCCTTCGAGCCCGTCTGCGCGCGCATGGCCACGCTGTTCGGCGTTTCGCCGCGCATGCGTTTCGACCTCGCGGTGAACCAGATGGTCGCCACCGCCGTGCGCCAGGGCAAGATCGTCGTGCGCGGCGGCGGCGCGCAGTGGCGGCCCTTCGTCCACATTGCCGACGCCGCCGAGGCCCTCGCCCGCATGGCCGAGGCCCCCGCGGCGGCCGTGTCCGGGCAGGTCTTCAACGTCGGCGACGACGCGGGGAACGTGCAGATCCGCGCACTGGCGGACCGCGTGGCCGCGCGGATTCCCGGCACGGCGGTGGAGGTGCCCAAGGACGACGACGACAAGCGGGACTACCGGGTGCTCTTCGCCAAGCTCCGCGACCGCCTGGGCTTTGCCTGCGCGCGGACCATGGAGGAGGGCATGGACGAGCTGCGCGCCCATCTGGATGCGAACCCGGACGTCCAGCCCTTCGACGAGGCCCACAACAACGTGGCGCGCATGAAACGCCTGCTGGACACGCCGGTGGACGACGGCGGCGAGCCCGTCGCGGCGCGGTTCATTCCCCTCGCGCGGCCGTCCCTCGGGCCGGAGGAGGAGGAGGCCGTGCTGGGGGCCCTCCGCAGCGGCTGGCTCACCTCGGGGCCGCAGATTCAGACCTTCGAGCGCATGTTCGCCGGGACGACCGGCGCGGCCCACACCGTGGCCGTGTGTTCCTGCACCGCCGCGCTCCACCTGTGCCTCGCGCGCCTCGGGCTGAAGCCCGGCGACGAGGTCGTCACCCCGCCCATCACCTGGGCCTCCACGGGCAACACGCTGCTAAACATGGGGCTCGTGCCGAAGTTTGTGGACGTGGCCCCGGACACGCTCAACCTGAACCCCGGCCTGCTGGAGGCCGCCCTCACGGAGCGCACCCGCGCCGTCATCCCCGTCCACCTCGCGGGGAACCCCTGCGACATGGACCGGATCAACGAGATTGCGGCGCGCCGCGGCGTGGCCGTCATCGAGGACGCCGCCCACGCCCTCGGCGCGGCCTACGGCGACGGCACGTCCGTCGGCGCGGGGAAGAACCCCGCCTGCTTCAGCTTCTACGCCATCAAGAACATCACCACCATGGAGGGCGGCATGATCACCGCGCCCGACGCGGAGTCCGCCGCCGGGCTGCGCCTCCTCGCGTCCAACGGCATGAGCGCCACCGCGTGGGACCGCTACGGCCGCAGCGCCGTGCCCGCGCCCGCCCAGGTGCTGCAGCCCGGCTTCAAGTACGCCCTCGGCAACGTCGGCGCCGCCATGGGCATTGAGCAGCTCAAGAAGTTCGCCGCGTTCAAGGCCGCGCGGACGCGGCTCGCCGCCATGTACCGCGCCGTCCTCGGCGACGTGGAGGAGATCGTCCTGCCCCCGGACTGCGCCCGCGGCGCCCACGCCTGGCACCTGTTCATGGTCCGCCTGCGGCTGGACAAGCTGAGCCGCTCCCGCGACGAGATCGCCGCCGACCTCCGCCGCGAGAACATCGGCACGGGCGTCCACTTCTACGGGCTGCACCTGCACCCCTACTACCGCGAGACCCTCGGCCTGCGCCCCGAAGACCTGCCCGAAGCCACCAAGGCCTCCGGGGAAATCCTCTCCCTGCCCCTCCACCCCCAGCTCACCGACAAGAACCTCCACGAGGTCGTCTCCGCCCTGAAAAAAGTCCTCGCCCACCGGCAGCGGTAA
- a CDS encoding enoyl-CoA hydratase — protein MNLDAYAAQSDVLVTLEDGVLVLRFNRPEKKNALNAAMYTVLADALNASGDDPAVRAVLFLGGEKFFSSGNDVQEFLFNPPRDTSHPVIRFLEALATARKPLVAGVNGFAVGVGTTLLLHCDLVYAAEDARFHLPFVSLGLCPEAGSSLLLPALAGPARAAEAVLLGKPFDAPTALSWGLINAVCPSGQAEAAAREAAAALTRQPPAAVRASRALLRGAMPEQVVAAIHREAAVFVERLTSPEAAEAFQAFLQHRPPDFSQFT, from the coding sequence ATGAATCTGGACGCATACGCGGCGCAAAGCGACGTGCTGGTGACGCTGGAGGACGGGGTGCTGGTCCTGCGCTTCAACCGGCCGGAGAAGAAGAACGCCCTGAACGCCGCCATGTACACGGTGCTGGCGGACGCCCTGAACGCCTCGGGGGACGACCCCGCCGTGCGCGCCGTGCTGTTTCTCGGCGGGGAGAAGTTCTTCTCCAGCGGCAACGATGTGCAGGAGTTCCTGTTCAATCCCCCGCGCGACACGTCCCACCCCGTGATCCGGTTTCTGGAGGCGCTGGCCACGGCGCGCAAGCCGCTCGTAGCGGGCGTGAACGGCTTCGCCGTCGGCGTCGGCACCACGCTGCTGCTCCACTGCGACCTGGTCTACGCGGCGGAGGACGCGCGGTTTCACCTGCCCTTCGTGAGCCTCGGCCTGTGCCCCGAGGCCGGGTCCAGCCTGCTCCTGCCCGCGCTCGCCGGCCCCGCGCGCGCCGCCGAGGCCGTGCTGCTGGGAAAACCCTTCGATGCGCCCACCGCGCTGTCCTGGGGGCTGATCAATGCCGTCTGCCCCTCCGGACAGGCCGAGGCCGCCGCCCGCGAGGCCGCCGCGGCCCTTACCCGCCAGCCCCCGGCCGCCGTGCGCGCGTCCCGGGCCCTCCTGCGCGGCGCGATGCCGGAGCAGGTCGTCGCCGCCATCCACCGCGAGGCGGCGGTCTTCGTCGAACGCCTGACCTCCCCCGAGGCCGCCGAGGCCTTCCAGGCCTTCCTGCAGCACCGCCCGCCGGATTTTTCCCAGTTCACTTGA
- a CDS encoding Re/Si-specific NAD(P)(+) transhydrogenase subunit alpha translates to MLIYAPKETWPGERRVPLVPDTVAKLAKKGAEITVEAGMGAPCGYTDEAYEKAGAKVTQDGPGTLAAADAVLRLRKPSLDFVKAMKPGSLLISYLEPFTDAELLDTIIAAKVDAICMEMIPRTTLAQKMDALSSQANLAGYIAVMAAANKLSQVLPMMMTPAGTLKPARVFIIGVGVAGLQAIATAKRLGARVEAFDTRPVVEEQVQSLGAKFVKIDLGETGQTKDGYAVELTEEQKERQKEAMAKVIAQSDIVITTAQVFGRKAPVIVTRAMVESMRPGSVVVDLAAETGGNVEGSQPGAEVDINGVTVMGAENFPGRVPVHASQMYSANVGNLVEHFWDKEAGAIRLNTDDEIMNGCLIVRDGELRSELLKKARAAK, encoded by the coding sequence ATGCTCATTTATGCACCCAAAGAAACGTGGCCGGGGGAGCGGCGTGTGCCGCTCGTGCCCGACACGGTGGCAAAACTCGCCAAGAAAGGCGCGGAAATCACCGTTGAGGCGGGGATGGGCGCGCCCTGCGGCTATACCGACGAGGCCTACGAGAAGGCCGGCGCCAAGGTGACCCAGGACGGCCCCGGCACCCTCGCCGCGGCGGACGCGGTGCTGCGTCTGCGCAAGCCGTCCCTGGACTTCGTGAAGGCGATGAAGCCCGGCAGCCTGCTCATCAGCTATCTGGAGCCCTTCACGGACGCCGAACTGCTGGACACGATCATCGCCGCGAAGGTGGACGCCATCTGCATGGAGATGATCCCGCGGACGACGCTGGCCCAGAAGATGGACGCCCTCAGCTCGCAGGCGAACCTGGCGGGCTACATCGCGGTGATGGCGGCGGCCAACAAGCTGAGCCAGGTGCTGCCCATGATGATGACGCCCGCGGGCACGCTGAAGCCCGCGCGGGTCTTCATCATCGGCGTGGGCGTGGCGGGGCTCCAGGCCATCGCCACGGCGAAGCGCCTGGGCGCGCGCGTGGAGGCCTTCGACACGCGGCCCGTGGTGGAGGAGCAGGTGCAGTCGCTCGGCGCGAAGTTTGTGAAGATTGACCTCGGCGAGACCGGCCAGACCAAGGACGGCTATGCCGTGGAGCTGACGGAGGAGCAGAAGGAGCGCCAGAAGGAGGCGATGGCCAAGGTCATCGCCCAGTCCGACATCGTCATCACCACGGCGCAGGTCTTCGGGCGCAAGGCGCCGGTCATCGTGACCCGCGCCATGGTCGAGTCCATGCGCCCGGGGAGCGTGGTGGTGGACCTGGCGGCGGAGACCGGCGGCAATGTCGAGGGCTCGCAGCCGGGCGCCGAGGTGGACATCAACGGCGTCACCGTCATGGGCGCCGAGAACTTCCCCGGCCGGGTGCCCGTGCACGCCAGCCAGATGTACTCGGCGAATGTCGGCAACCTGGTCGAGCACTTCTGGGACAAGGAAGCCGGCGCAATCAGACTGAACACGGACGACGAGATCATGAACGGGTGTCTCATCGTCCGCGACGGCGAACTTCGGAGCGAACTGCTGAAGAAAGCGAGGGCCGCGAAATGA
- a CDS encoding alpha-galactosidase, with translation MTMKAGGVRDGRVSSRGFPLNAAVRAALCACLLAVCAAAAEEGAASAWVSDHFRGDGSSLPFSFTYDGKASDGLLRQWPSSSETRQLDALRTERTLSWTDPRTKLSVRCVVVEYADYPAVEWTVYLKNNGPEDTPILERIQALDVLLSKEAGGPFILNGIKGDWTVAEGYEPYELALGAGARKEFAPGNHPGKSTSGPDGWPYFNLSLPTGRVLMAVGWPGQWAASFACESAGALRVLAGQELTHLRLKPGEEVRTPLIALLFSQERDLAESQNLWRRWYVAHNMPRVDGETQRAVTQIQVGGGEQDIASARLFLENGIRPDICWRDAGAGGTTWYPSDMEPWKDALAWLNTGTWEIDPAKYPNGFRPFSDWVHANGMQFLLWFEPERVGSMESWIGRNHPEWVMPCNEQGALLNEGDPAALEWLIGHLDGMIKEQGIDWYREDMNGVGPLPGWRGHDAEDRQGITENLYVQGHLRLWDELRRRNPRLRIDSCASGGRRNDLETMRRAVPLTRSDFQFPDMKGVIEGNQGHTYGLSFWLPFQGTGCYQYDPYAYRSFYLPLFGMGGLSPDNVEAQKRAYSEVRKVGPCMLHDYYPLTEYSLAPDRWIAWQFNDPGEGVGVVQAFRRPDCGEASMTFKLRGLREDAEYELENLDTGKELRTGRALMREGLTVAMAEKPAAAVILYRAVSP, from the coding sequence ATGACAATGAAAGCCGGGGGTGTCCGTGACGGGCGCGTTTCTTCCCGGGGGTTCCCACTCAACGCCGCAGTCCGGGCCGCCCTGTGCGCGTGCCTGCTGGCCGTCTGCGCCGCCGCCGCGGAGGAGGGCGCCGCGTCCGCATGGGTTTCGGATCATTTTCGCGGCGACGGTTCGAGTCTCCCTTTCTCCTTCACCTATGACGGCAAGGCGTCCGACGGGCTGCTCCGGCAATGGCCGTCGTCCTCGGAGACCCGGCAACTGGACGCCCTGCGCACCGAGCGGACGCTCTCCTGGACGGATCCCCGGACAAAGCTCTCCGTCCGCTGCGTGGTGGTCGAGTATGCGGACTATCCCGCGGTCGAGTGGACGGTCTATCTGAAGAACAACGGCCCGGAGGACACGCCGATTCTGGAGCGGATCCAGGCGCTGGATGTCCTGCTCAGCAAGGAGGCCGGCGGGCCGTTCATCCTCAACGGGATCAAGGGCGACTGGACCGTCGCCGAAGGCTACGAGCCCTATGAACTTGCGCTGGGCGCCGGCGCGCGCAAGGAGTTCGCCCCGGGAAACCACCCCGGAAAATCCACCTCGGGTCCCGACGGCTGGCCGTACTTCAACCTGTCCCTGCCGACTGGCCGTGTTTTGATGGCGGTCGGCTGGCCGGGACAGTGGGCCGCGTCGTTCGCCTGCGAATCCGCGGGCGCGCTGCGTGTGCTGGCCGGACAGGAATTGACGCATCTCCGCCTGAAACCGGGCGAGGAGGTCCGCACCCCGCTGATCGCGCTGCTGTTCTCCCAAGAGAGGGACTTGGCGGAGTCGCAGAACCTCTGGCGCCGCTGGTACGTCGCGCACAACATGCCGCGCGTGGACGGAGAGACCCAGCGGGCCGTCACGCAGATCCAGGTCGGCGGGGGCGAGCAGGACATCGCCTCCGCCCGGCTGTTTCTGGAAAACGGCATCAGGCCCGACATCTGCTGGCGCGACGCCGGGGCGGGCGGCACCACGTGGTACCCCAGCGACATGGAACCCTGGAAGGACGCGCTGGCCTGGCTCAACACCGGCACCTGGGAGATTGACCCCGCCAAGTACCCGAACGGGTTCAGGCCCTTCAGCGACTGGGTCCACGCGAACGGCATGCAGTTCCTCCTGTGGTTCGAGCCGGAACGGGTCGGCAGCATGGAGTCCTGGATCGGCCGGAACCACCCGGAATGGGTCATGCCGTGCAACGAGCAGGGCGCCCTGCTGAACGAGGGCGACCCGGCGGCCCTGGAGTGGCTCATCGGCCACCTCGACGGCATGATCAAGGAGCAGGGGATTGACTGGTACCGGGAGGACATGAACGGCGTCGGGCCCCTGCCCGGATGGCGCGGCCATGACGCGGAGGACCGGCAGGGCATCACCGAAAACCTCTATGTTCAGGGTCACCTGCGGCTGTGGGACGAGCTGCGGCGGCGAAACCCCCGGCTGCGGATTGACTCCTGCGCTTCCGGCGGACGCCGCAACGACTTGGAGACCATGCGCAGGGCCGTCCCCCTGACCCGGAGTGATTTCCAGTTCCCCGACATGAAGGGGGTCATTGAGGGCAACCAGGGGCACACCTACGGGCTGTCGTTCTGGCTGCCGTTTCAGGGGACGGGCTGCTACCAGTACGACCCTTACGCCTACCGGAGTTTCTACCTGCCCCTGTTCGGCATGGGCGGCCTCTCCCCGGACAACGTTGAGGCGCAGAAGAGGGCGTACAGCGAGGTCCGCAAGGTCGGTCCCTGCATGCTGCACGACTATTACCCCCTCACTGAATACAGCCTCGCGCCGGACCGCTGGATCGCGTGGCAGTTCAATGATCCCGGGGAGGGAGTCGGCGTGGTGCAGGCGTTCCGCAGGCCGGACTGCGGCGAAGCCTCCATGACCTTCAAACTCAGGGGTCTCCGGGAAGACGCGGAGTATGAACTGGAGAACCTGGACACCGGAAAGGAACTCCGCACGGGGCGCGCGCTGATGCGGGAAGGGCTGACGGTCGCAATGGCGGAGAAACCGGCGGCGGCGGTGATCCTGTACCGGGCCGTCTCCCCATGA
- a CDS encoding DUF393 domain-containing protein, whose product MEPYTLLYDGACPLCRAGAASVTRLSRAGRIRGVSFDSAREDPALASLLGDTMPDGFILRTTAGTVLRGAEAVPELLRATGTLGFLAPVLRLPPCSWIFPRAYRWLAANRHWVSRCLFSCDRGGCGRGA is encoded by the coding sequence ATGGAACCTTATACCCTGCTCTACGACGGCGCGTGCCCCCTCTGCCGCGCGGGCGCGGCGAGCGTGACCCGCCTGTCCCGCGCGGGACGGATACGCGGCGTGTCCTTTGACTCCGCCCGCGAAGACCCCGCCCTCGCCAGTCTCCTCGGCGACACGATGCCCGACGGCTTCATTCTCCGCACTACGGCCGGCACCGTCCTGCGCGGCGCGGAAGCCGTCCCCGAACTCCTCCGCGCCACGGGAACTCTCGGGTTCTTGGCCCCGGTACTGCGCCTTCCGCCGTGCTCCTGGATTTTCCCCCGGGCCTACCGCTGGCTGGCCGCCAACCGCCACTGGGTCTCCCGGTGTCTTTTCAGTTGCGATAGGGGAGGGTGCGGGCGCGGGGCATGA
- a CDS encoding HAD-IIA family hydrolase, which translates to MPPLHALSAFLLDMDGTLYLGKSRLPGAEELIQTLRDTGRRHLYLTNNPSSDGAAYAEKLRGMGIPAEAEEVFTAGAATADYVARDLGFRRVFALGTPSFEEELRRAGVDPAAKDPEAVVLAFDKTLTYAKLERACLLLREGLPYIASNPDKVCPTDYGYIPDCGAMAALLFEATGRTPHFVGKPSPEFARLALERLGARPEEAAMVGDRLYTDMEMARLAGMTGILLLSGETHPEDLDAAPHQPAFVLENAGALAQALRGAGPLRREAN; encoded by the coding sequence ATGCCCCCCCTCCACGCGCTTTCCGCCTTTCTGTTGGACATGGACGGCACGCTGTATCTGGGGAAGTCGCGTCTGCCGGGGGCGGAGGAGCTGATCCAGACCCTCCGCGACACGGGGCGCCGGCATCTCTACCTGACGAACAACCCGTCATCCGACGGCGCGGCCTACGCGGAGAAGCTGCGGGGCATGGGCATTCCGGCGGAGGCGGAGGAAGTGTTCACGGCGGGTGCCGCCACGGCGGACTATGTCGCGCGGGACTTGGGATTCCGGCGGGTCTTCGCCCTGGGCACGCCCTCGTTCGAGGAGGAGCTGCGCCGCGCGGGGGTGGACCCCGCGGCGAAGGACCCGGAGGCGGTGGTGCTGGCCTTTGACAAGACGCTGACCTACGCGAAACTGGAGCGGGCCTGCCTGCTCCTGCGGGAGGGGCTGCCCTACATCGCCAGCAACCCGGACAAGGTCTGCCCCACGGACTACGGCTACATCCCGGACTGCGGGGCCATGGCCGCCCTGCTCTTCGAGGCCACCGGGCGCACCCCGCACTTTGTCGGCAAGCCCAGCCCGGAGTTCGCCCGGCTGGCCCTGGAGCGCCTCGGCGCACGGCCGGAGGAGGCCGCCATGGTCGGCGACCGCCTCTACACCGACATGGAGATGGCCCGCCTCGCGGGCATGACGGGCATCCTCCTCCTCAGCGGCGAGACCCACCCCGAGGATCTGGATGCCGCGCCCCACCAGCCCGCCTTCGTGTTGGAGAACGCCGGAGCCCTCGCTCAGGCGCTGCGGGGAGCCGGACCCCTGCGGAGGGAAGCGAACTGA
- a CDS encoding PQQ-binding-like beta-propeller repeat protein: MSGRRRKGDGLNLRFLRRLCAAACLFPVCAAVHAGDQPQWGAAHSRNMVSAETGLPDAVAAEGEAGPLWSVGLGDNSYGTPVVAGGRVYIGANNLNPVDARLQGDYGLLYCLSEKDGALLWKLGTPRIGGDDYLDWPGIAVCSPPTVEGDRVYAVTNRYQIVCLDARGQENGNDGPYLDEGVLMARDGEPPLEVTASDADVLWIFDLKTQAGIYPHDGAHASPLLDGPWLYANSCNGVDNTHKVIRNPDAPSLVVLDKRTGRLVARDGERIGPRVFHSTWSSPALGAVDGVQTVFFCGGDGVCYGFRALGHDEAPEPERVLERIWRFDPDPAAPKENVAEYLKDNQAGPSTIHSMPVWLDGRLYITGGGDTWWGKREAWLKCVDTSKPGDATESGLLWTAPLKKFSMSTPCVADGLVFVTDGGGELSCVDAATGALLWAEDLGGEIWGSVLAADGKVYVGTRRGEVAVFAAAREKQLLSRATLGAAISSTPVAANGALFVATQERIFAFGKR; the protein is encoded by the coding sequence ATGTCCGGCCGAAGACGAAAGGGTGATGGATTGAACCTGCGTTTCCTGCGGCGGCTGTGCGCCGCCGCGTGCCTGTTCCCGGTGTGCGCCGCCGTTCACGCCGGAGACCAGCCCCAGTGGGGCGCGGCGCATTCCCGCAACATGGTCTCGGCGGAGACCGGCCTGCCGGACGCCGTGGCGGCGGAGGGCGAGGCCGGTCCCCTGTGGTCCGTCGGTCTGGGCGACAACAGCTACGGCACCCCCGTGGTCGCCGGGGGCCGGGTTTACATCGGCGCGAACAACCTGAACCCCGTGGACGCCCGGCTCCAGGGCGACTACGGCCTGCTGTACTGCCTCTCGGAAAAGGACGGGGCGCTCCTGTGGAAACTCGGCACGCCGCGCATCGGCGGCGACGACTATCTGGACTGGCCGGGCATCGCCGTGTGCTCCCCGCCCACGGTGGAGGGCGACCGCGTCTACGCCGTGACCAACCGCTACCAGATTGTCTGTCTCGACGCGCGCGGACAGGAGAACGGCAACGACGGCCCGTATTTGGACGAGGGTGTCCTCATGGCGCGGGACGGCGAGCCGCCTCTGGAGGTCACCGCGTCCGACGCCGATGTGCTCTGGATCTTCGACCTGAAGACGCAGGCGGGCATTTACCCCCACGACGGGGCGCACGCCTCTCCGCTGCTGGACGGCCCCTGGCTCTATGCGAACTCCTGCAACGGCGTGGACAACACGCACAAAGTGATCCGGAATCCCGATGCGCCCAGCCTCGTGGTGCTCGACAAGCGCACCGGACGGCTGGTGGCGCGCGACGGCGAGCGGATCGGCCCGCGCGTTTTCCACTCCACCTGGTCGTCCCCCGCGCTCGGCGCGGTGGACGGCGTGCAGACAGTCTTCTTCTGCGGCGGCGACGGCGTGTGCTACGGGTTCAGGGCCCTCGGCCATGACGAGGCCCCGGAGCCGGAGCGGGTGCTGGAGCGGATCTGGCGCTTCGACCCCGACCCGGCGGCGCCGAAGGAAAATGTCGCGGAGTACTTGAAGGACAACCAAGCGGGGCCCAGCACCATCCACAGCATGCCGGTATGGCTGGACGGACGCCTCTACATCACCGGCGGCGGCGACACGTGGTGGGGCAAGCGCGAGGCCTGGCTCAAGTGCGTGGACACCTCCAAGCCGGGCGATGCGACGGAGTCGGGCCTGCTCTGGACCGCGCCGCTCAAGAAGTTCAGCATGTCCACGCCCTGCGTGGCGGACGGCCTGGTCTTTGTCACCGACGGCGGCGGGGAGCTTTCCTGTGTGGACGCGGCGACGGGTGCCCTGCTGTGGGCCGAGGACCTGGGCGGGGAGATATGGGGCTCCGTGCTCGCGGCGGACGGGAAGGTCTATGTGGGTACGCGGCGCGGCGAGGTGGCGGTCTTCGCCGCCGCGCGGGAGAAGCAACTGCTCTCGCGGGCAACCCTGGGCGCGGCCATTTCATCCACCCCCGTGGCGGCAAACGGCGCGCTCTTCGTGGCGACGCAGGAGCGCATCTTCGCCTTCGGAAAACGCTGA
- a CDS encoding nucleoid-structuring protein H-NS, which produces MFRPEIKVLDCTIRDGGLMNEWKFEKSLVKDVFHGLAQAGVDYVELGYRADKRQFNPADFGPWRFCDEADLREVAYECGTKVSIMCDVGRTDYDSFLPASESIVKLVRVATYVKDVDKAIHLGNHVKSLGYEVSVNIMAASHALEPDLDEALDQLAATNFDMVYIVDSFGYFYSEQIHYLADKYLSHLPGKQIGIHCHDNQCLGFANTIEGIIKGVNRLDATIYGIGRAAGNCPLELLLGFLKNPKFNVRPIFDLIEKYFVDMKKELRWGYEIPYAITGILNKHPRAAMAFMKGVHGNTFSEFYDELLNADEL; this is translated from the coding sequence ATGTTTCGGCCCGAAATTAAAGTCCTCGACTGCACCATCCGCGACGGCGGGCTGATGAATGAGTGGAAGTTTGAGAAGTCCCTCGTGAAGGACGTGTTTCACGGCCTGGCCCAGGCGGGCGTGGACTATGTTGAGCTGGGCTACCGCGCGGACAAGCGGCAGTTCAACCCGGCGGACTTCGGTCCCTGGCGTTTCTGCGACGAGGCGGATCTGCGCGAGGTGGCCTACGAGTGCGGCACCAAGGTCTCCATCATGTGCGATGTGGGCCGCACAGACTACGACAGCTTCCTGCCCGCCTCCGAGTCCATCGTGAAGCTGGTGCGCGTCGCCACCTACGTCAAGGACGTGGACAAGGCCATCCACCTGGGCAACCATGTGAAGAGCCTGGGCTACGAGGTGTCGGTGAACATCATGGCCGCGTCGCACGCCCTGGAGCCCGACCTCGACGAGGCCCTCGACCAGCTCGCCGCCACAAACTTCGACATGGTCTACATCGTGGACAGCTTCGGGTACTTCTACAGCGAGCAGATCCACTATCTCGCCGACAAGTACCTTTCACACCTTCCAGGGAAACAGATCGGCATCCACTGCCATGACAACCAGTGTCTCGGTTTCGCCAACACCATCGAGGGGATCATCAAGGGCGTCAACCGCCTCGACGCGACCATCTACGGCATCGGCCGCGCCGCGGGCAACTGCCCCCTGGAGCTGCTGCTCGGTTTCCTGAAGAATCCAAAGTTCAACGTGCGCCCCATTTTTGACCTCATCGAGAAGTACTTCGTGGACATGAAGAAGGAGCTGCGCTGGGGCTACGAGATTCCCTACGCCATCACCGGCATCCTGAACAAGCACCCGCGCGCGGCCATGGCCTTCATGAAGGGCGTCCACGGAAACACCTTCTCCGAGTTCTACGACGAGCTGCTCAACGCCGACGAACTGTAA